One part of the Venenivibrio stagnispumantis genome encodes these proteins:
- a CDS encoding IclR family transcriptional regulator produces the protein MQKKGAKTSVEKALDLIEALKEHYKLGVTDLSNILGLNKNNVFRLLATLQVKGFIEQDESGDYKLGVKTLSLEYAYIKNLAFFDTVRPFIKKLRDELNETVYLSVLHNNDLIYIYNKESKSSVLVNSRVAKRYNAEKTAAGRAILRGKKETGDIYEIDIEGAEPEVSEVATVIRDETGHVISGLSVVAPISRLNQTNAEGIIKDKLLKTAREINHMLNIVLP, from the coding sequence ATGCAAAAGAAAGGGGCTAAAACTTCTGTTGAAAAAGCTCTTGATTTGATCGAAGCATTAAAAGAGCATTATAAGCTTGGTGTTACCGATTTAAGTAATATTCTCGGTTTAAACAAAAATAATGTTTTTAGATTATTGGCTACTCTTCAAGTTAAAGGATTTATAGAGCAAGATGAAAGCGGAGATTATAAACTTGGTGTTAAAACTTTATCTTTGGAATATGCTTATATAAAAAATCTTGCCTTTTTTGACACAGTAAGACCATTTATAAAAAAATTAAGAGATGAGCTAAATGAAACCGTATATCTTTCAGTTTTGCATAATAATGATTTAATATACATATATAACAAAGAAAGTAAATCTTCGGTTTTGGTAAATTCAAGAGTAGCAAAAAGATACAATGCGGAAAAAACAGCAGCCGGTAGAGCCATTTTAAGAGGTAAAAAAGAAACAGGTGATATATATGAAATAGATATAGAAGGAGCAGAACCGGAAGTATCTGAAGTAGCAACGGTAATAAGAGATGAAACCGGTCATGTAATATCAGGTTTATCAGTAGTAGCTCCAATCAGCAGATTAAACCAAACCAATGCAGAAGGCATTATAAAGGATAAATTATTAAAAACAGCAAGAGAAATTAATCATATGTTAAATATAGTTTTACCTTAA